A stretch of Halostagnicola kamekurae DNA encodes these proteins:
- a CDS encoding terminase large subunit domain-containing protein → MSATNQTSEPVEIGGEYWDAQLRAFDALESGDYDVVVFRAGYGGGKTLFGSDYVLGEAMQTPNGHSLILAPDKTKGGPATYKGFYERLPGENTVPNDADGDPENSPIVAGHHGTKHRVTLINGHIIQLGGADIWSRFAGTEFNVIWCDEVAHYGTTDLYDLHEMLVTRQRTEQGPNVTLWTSTGNGFNQFYDITERQIQPDGAGGEEPLPWRDRMKVVVGDTRDNPFHNELEKMKAQFEGTEREKQALEGGFSAAEGLVYGQFSREVHVPEVDVDGLIPEDATPIYGYDAGWDHPRVLVQWYPTHHDQWIATDCYYASEMAFDDLCDPEDRSGYVYDNDLERGPLYAEHEPEHIQKFNQAGFNAQKASKSLDEGIPFVRGLLEVKGDPERPGLLVSDDCVELVQEFQSYKEEHVGSSGDVPDHVLDASRYALFTHDSEPETTVHYKSGSMPSQNSIR, encoded by the coding sequence GTGAGCGCTACGAACCAGACGAGTGAGCCAGTCGAGATCGGCGGCGAGTACTGGGATGCCCAGCTCCGAGCGTTCGATGCCCTCGAGTCGGGCGACTACGACGTCGTCGTCTTCCGCGCCGGCTACGGTGGCGGCAAAACCCTGTTCGGGAGCGACTACGTCCTCGGCGAGGCGATGCAGACGCCGAACGGGCACTCGCTGATCCTCGCACCCGACAAGACGAAGGGTGGCCCGGCGACCTACAAAGGCTTCTACGAGCGCCTCCCCGGAGAGAACACCGTCCCAAACGACGCCGACGGCGACCCGGAGAACTCGCCGATCGTCGCCGGCCACCACGGCACCAAGCATCGGGTCACGCTCATCAACGGGCACATCATCCAGCTCGGTGGCGCGGACATCTGGAGCCGGTTCGCCGGGACGGAGTTCAACGTGATCTGGTGCGACGAGGTCGCCCACTACGGGACGACTGACCTGTACGACCTGCACGAGATGCTCGTCACGCGCCAACGGACCGAGCAGGGTCCGAACGTCACACTCTGGACGTCGACGGGCAACGGCTTCAACCAGTTCTACGACATCACCGAGCGCCAGATCCAGCCCGACGGCGCCGGCGGCGAAGAACCGCTCCCGTGGCGCGATCGGATGAAGGTGGTCGTCGGCGACACTCGAGATAACCCGTTCCACAACGAACTCGAGAAGATGAAAGCCCAGTTCGAGGGCACCGAGCGCGAGAAACAAGCGCTCGAGGGTGGCTTCTCCGCTGCGGAAGGTCTCGTTTACGGCCAGTTCTCTCGGGAGGTACATGTCCCCGAGGTCGACGTCGACGGCCTGATCCCCGAGGACGCCACGCCAATCTACGGCTACGATGCTGGTTGGGATCACCCCCGCGTCCTGGTCCAGTGGTATCCAACCCACCACGATCAGTGGATCGCGACCGACTGCTACTACGCCTCCGAAATGGCGTTTGACGACCTGTGTGATCCCGAGGACCGTTCTGGATACGTCTACGACAACGATCTCGAGCGCGGGCCACTGTACGCCGAACACGAACCCGAGCACATTCAGAAGTTCAACCAGGCAGGTTTCAACGCCCAGAAGGCCAGCAAGAGCCTCGACGAGGGAATTCCGTTTGTACGGGGCCTACTCGAAGTTAAAGGCGACCCCGAGCGGCCGGGTCTTCTGGTCTCCGATGACTGCGTCGAGTTGGTCCAAGAGTTCCAGAGCTACAAAGAGGAACACGTCGGGTCCTCGGGCGACGTCCCCGATCACGTCCTGGACGCCAGCCGATACGCGCTGTTCACCCACGATTCTGAACCCGAGACCACCGTCCACTACAAGTCTGGCTCGATGCCCAGTCAGAACTCCATTCGATAA